Proteins encoded in a region of the Prunus persica cultivar Lovell chromosome G4, Prunus_persica_NCBIv2, whole genome shotgun sequence genome:
- the LOC18778856 gene encoding uncharacterized protein LOC18778856 gives MERESHDATVIHSSIALLQERFRQLQRVKAMREEREILRMLALCDSEPKHKQLLMMMKMNTSNPIPTVHNKPAAERLFFHPDHHDLIQPHGHGSSESGISVSLWPALQSKHEDYILYRSTETPLLINLWPSVTDTPSLDTCSNKFQGSDCDSDVDTSLHL, from the coding sequence ATGGAGAGGGAAAGCCATGATGCCACAGTCATTCATTCCTCCATAGCTCTATTGCAGGAAAGGTTTCGGCAGCTGCAGAGAGTGAAGGCaatgagagaggagagagagattttgagAATGCTAGCTCTCTGTGACTCAGAACCAAAGCATAAGCagttgttgatgatgatgaagatgaataCTAGCAATCCCATTCCCACCGTGCATAACAAGCCGGCCGCGGAAAGGTTGTTTTTCCATCCTGATCACCATGATCTTATTCAGCCTCATGGTCATGGATCATCAGAATCCGGAATTTCTGTGTCCCTGTGGCCAGCACTGCAGAGCAAGCATGAGGATTATATACTGTATAGGAGCACTGAGACCCCGCTGTTGATCAACCTATGGCCTTCAGTCACAGATACCCCTTCGTTAGACACTTGTTCAAATAAATTCCAAGGTTCCGATTGCGACTCTGATGTGGATACTTCTCTTCATCTGTAA
- the LOC18779785 gene encoding putative calcium-transporting ATPase 13, plasma membrane-type translates to MADTRSSGHHLDLESQQTVLLITGTNPPRVDHWRWIFVILQVRKLLISSRANRANKASPQSLPQLSSSAIHYTVISTVAAGDTPDLELTGTTEISPASPQVSGDVHLSRDSTASDAELQHANVAKIVKDKDFVSLQKFGGTRGIAEALNTDLQNGIPGDQEDICRRRMVNALSTTQAPAPSFFKLLLQSCNNYTIVLLFVAGLLSIGFGIKVEGLRTGWYEGAIIMFAILIHVIAPSIRDFWLENSHNHNAVIQTAGMSKNVVEAFRGGCPCELSVSDVVPGDLVCLKRGSVVPADGLFVSGEFLVLDDGMETTIDDKKPFMFYGAKVVSGNGRMLVTSVGMDTALGELMNRIAHTPNRAQLPAQLDKMNTRTQIAGLSISILLLVVLFFRFLLEKKDYSSGLPELKGKPAASKEIMNEMGKIVMKPSGQISILTTALAILLVGVVEGIPLFVTLAITYWNRKTMSGKAIAQGILACVTMGSVTTICTDKTGVLTLNSLEVDVCYIGNEVIENDCVTRIDTRVREALCNGICTPLLKPSSSCSSSEDPLLPWAANLGMEIEILRQSHTILEAKELRTNEEGSGVLMKKSSDNEGDMCLHWKGPATTILAMCSHYTDSRGTTKVMDEQRRLAFNHIVEHMQSKHLKTIAFAYKQTDVAKLEENSLILIGLLGVKYTCCEDIMEAVKACQEAGVNIILVSEEKVSKLKDIAVACGILANSNRLVLEGEKFRNSSAEERMDIVDKICVMGNSIPLDRLLLVQCLKEKDHAVAMVGVRTNETPTLKEADVGVAMGTWSSEMARESSDIIIWDGNFSFLVPIISCGRCIYYNIQKYIQLELTMNIAGLLITATTTMASGESAITAIQLFWANMVVTLLGGLALLMEPPTKELMEKPPVRRTDRLISKAMWRNIVSQALYQSAILVSFQLKGQTVPGISKKVSESIVFNSFVLCHVFNQVNSRELEKKNVFRGILHNQWFWVSVGGTLVLQVAFIEISHILVGNARLNWAQWGVCLLIGMVSWEIDLVVKCVSGVVVNGTFSSHVGCINNSMTPSGVSGSASNLELPLIVGNSTRSHDPMIPS, encoded by the exons ATGGCAGACACAAGAAGCTCTGGGCACCATTTAGACCTCGAGTCTCAGCAGACGGTGTTGCTCATAACCGGTACCAACCCGCCACGAGTCGACCACTGGCGCTGGATTTTTGTGATCCTCCAAGTGCGCAAACTCCTCATCTCATCAAGAGCCAATCGAGCTAACAAGGCATCTCCTCAATCTCTTCCTCAACTCTCATCATCCGCTATCCATTATACAGTTATCAGCACTGTTGCTGCAGGAGATACACCA GACTTGGAACTCACGGGGACTACAGAAATTTCACCTGCCTCACCTCAAGTTTCTGGAGATGTCCATTTGAGCAGGGATAGTACTGCAAGTGATGCTGAACTCCAGCATGCAAATGTTGCCAAGATAGTGAAGGACAAGGATTTTGTTTCCTTGCAGAAGTTTGGAGGCACCCGAGGAATTGCAGAGGCACTCAACACAGACTTACAAAATGGAATTCCAGGCGATCAAGAAGATATTTGTCGTCGACGCATGGTCAATGCACTCTCGACAACACAGGCTCCTGCTCCAAGCTTCTTCAAACTTCTCCTTCAATCGTGCAACAATTACACCATTGTCCTTCTCTTTGTGGCTGGATTGCTGTCAATTGGGTTTGGCATCAAGGTGGAAGGCCTAAGGACCGGTTGGTATGAAGGGGCCATCATAATGTTTGCCATCCTCATACATGTGATTGCACCTTCTATACGTGACTTCTGGCTTGAAAACTCACACAACCATAATGCAGTGATACAGACTGCAGGGATGAGTAAAAATGTAGTTGAGGCCTTCAGAGGGGGTTGTCCGTGTGAACTTTCTGTATCTGATGTTGTGCCAGGTGACTTAGTGTGTTTGAAACGGGGATCTGTGGTTCCTGCTGacggtttgtttgtttctggtGAGTTCTTAGTATTGGATGATGGTATGGAGACAACCATTGATGACAAGAAACCATTTATGTTCTATGGTGCAAAGGTGGTTAGTGGAAACGGTCGCATGCTAGTTACCTCTGTGGGCATGGACACGGCATTGGGTGAGCTGATGAACCGAATAGCACATACTCCTAACCGTGCCCAATTACCAGCTCAACTTGACAAGATGAACACACGCACCCAAATTGCCGGGCTCTCAATCTCTATTCTCCTCCTTGTAGTGTTGTTCTTTCGTTTCTTGCTTGAAAAGAAAGATTACAGCTCTGGCCTCCCAGAGCTTAAGGGGAAACCAGCTGCAAGTAAGGAAATAATGAATGAGATGGGGAAAATTGTCATGAAACCAAGTGGGCAGATTAGCATCTTAACAACAGCTCTGGCCATCTTGCTTGTAGGAGTAGTGGAAGGGATACCTCTTTTTGTTACACTTGCCATTACCTATTGGAATAGGAAGACAATGTCTGGCAAGGCCATTGCTCAAGGAATTTTGGCTTGTGTCACCATGGGCTCTGTCACAACCATTTGCACTGACAAAACTGGTGTGCTGACTTTGAACTCGCTGGAAGTCGACGTGTGCTATATTGGGAACGAAGTCATAGAAAATGACTGTGTCACCAGAATAGACACACGTGTTCGTGAAGCTTTGTGCAATGGAATCTGCACACCACTTTTGAAGCCGTCAAGCTCTTGCAGCTCATCAGAGGACCCGCTCCTTCCCTGGGCTGCCAATTTGGGGATGGAAATTGAGATTTTGAGGCAGAGCCACACCATCCTGGAGGCCAAGGAGTTGCGCACCAACGAGGAAGGCAGTGGAGTATTGATGAAAAAATCCAGTGACAATGAAGGAGATATGTGCTTGCATTGGAAAGGACCGGCAACAACAATATTAGCCATGTGCTCGCACTACACTGACAGCAGAGGGACAACAAAGGTCATGGATGAACAACGTAGACTGGCTTTTAACCATATTGTAGAGCACATGCAGTCCAAACATCTCAAGACCATTGCATTTGCTTACAAGCAGACTGATGTTGCAAAGCTTGAAGAAAACAGCTTAATCTTAATAGGACTACTAGGTGTGAAGTATACATGTTGCGAAGATATAATGGAAGCAGTGAAAGCTTGTCAAGAAGCAGGAGTGAACATCATATTGGTGTCAGAAGAAAAGGTGTCAAAGCTGAAAGACATTGCTGTTGCATGTGGAATACTTGCCAACTCAAACAGGTTGGTGCTCGAAGGCGAAAAGTTTCGAAATAGTAGTGCAGAAGAAAGGATGGACATTGTAGATAAAATCTGCGTGATGGGAAACTCCATTCCTTTAGACAGGCTCCTTTTGGTGCAATGCCTGAAAGAAAAAGACCACGCTGTGGCGATGGTTGGAGTCAGAACAAATGAGACTCCAACTCTTAAAGAAGCTGATGTGGGGGTTGCAATGGGGACTTGGAGTAGTGAAATGGCAAGAGAAAGTTCTGACATCATCATCTGGGATGGAAATTTTAGTTTCTTGGTCCCCATTATAAGTTGCGGAAGATGCATTTACTATAACATTCAAAAGTACATCCAACTTGAGCTCACCATGAATATAGCAGGGCTGCTGATAACAGCCACTACCACAATGGCTTCTGGAGAGAGTGCAATTACAGCAATTCAGTTATTTTGGGCAAACATGGTTGTGACTCTTCTAGGTGGGCTTGCTCTACTGATGGAGCCGCCAACAAAGGAACTAATGGAGAAGCCACCGGTCAGACGAACTGACCGGCTCATTAGCAAGGCAATGTGGAGAAACATTGTCAGTCAAGCCTTATATCAGAGTGCCATCTTGGTCAGCTTTCAACTGAAAGGGCAAACCGTTCCGGGCATCAGCAAGAAGGTTAGCGAGTCCATTGTTTTCAACAGTTTTGTTCTGTGTCATGTATTCAATCAAGTCAATTCAAGGGAGCTAGAGAAGAAGAACGTGTTCAGGGGCATACTTCACAATCAGTGGTTCTGGGTGTCTGTGGGTGGCACTCTTGTCCTGCAGGTGGCTTTTATTGAGATCTCACATATTCTTGTTGGCAATGCAAGGTTGAATTGGGCACAGTGGGGTGTGTGTCTATTAATTGGGATGGTTTCATGGGAAATTGATTTGGTTGTGAAGTGTGTATCGGGCGTTGTCGTGAATGGAACATTCAGCTCTCATGTTGGATGTATTAATAATAGTATGACACCCTCTGGTGTCTCAGGTTCTGCATCTAATCTTGAGCTCCCACTCATTGTTGGAAATTCCACAAGATCCCATGATCCTATGATCCCATCTTAg
- the LOC18780324 gene encoding NADH-ubiquinone oxidoreductase 20.9 kDa subunit produces the protein MNTDITASTNPEYPVIDRNPPFTTVVGNFSTLDYFRFATITGVSVTVGYLSGIKPGIRGPSMVTGGLIGLMGGFMYAYQNSAGRLMGFFPNDNEVARYKK, from the exons atgaacacaGACATCACTGCGTCGACGAACCCCGAGTACCCGGTCATAGATCGGAACCCTCCATTCACCACAGTCGTCGGCAACTTCAGCACCCTCGATTACTTTCGCTTCGCCACCATCACCGGCGTCTCCGTCACCGTAGGCTACCTCTCCg ggATTAAGCCAGGGATTAGAGGGCCGTCTATGGTCACCGGAGGTCTGATTGGGCTAATGGGCGGGTTCATGTACGCTTACCAGAACTCGGCGGGACGCCTCATGGGCTTTTTCCCCAACGACAATGAGGTAGCCCGTTacaagaaatga
- the LOC18778836 gene encoding protein NAR1, which translates to MSEKFSATLRIGDLNDFIAPSQACIVSLKGLKASSTKPSAKPEVSTSSKQLKTEPVKISLKDCLACSGCVTSAETVMLEKQSLDEFLFNIDKGKAVIVSLSPQSRASLAVYFGISPLQVFRKLTTFFKSLGVKAIFDTSCSRDLTLVESCNEFITRYKQSQSTDDKSCQSSLPMISSACPGWICYAEKQLGSYVLPYISSVKSPQQTIGVIVKNNICQKMGLRPADVYHVTVMPCYDKKLEASRDDFVFEVEQSKTNENEGLRVSEVDSVLTSGEVLELIQLKGVDFKGLEESSLDGMLTNFNEGHLYGVQGSSGGYAETIFRYAGKVLFGREVKGPVDFRTIKNSDFQEVTLEVEGKTVLKFALCYGFRNLQNIVRKIKIGKCDYHFLEIMACPSGCLNGGGQVKPQPGQSAKELIQLLQTAYMENVLIADPFGNPLVQSLYDEWLEHPGSEKAKRLFHTDYHPVVKSISSQLHNW; encoded by the exons ATGTCAGAGAAGTTCTCGGCGACGCTTCGAATTGGAGATCTCAACGATTTCATAGCGCCATCTCAGGCTTGCATAGTCTCTCTCAAAGGACTCAAAGCCTCCTCAACCAAGCCCTCTGCTAAGCCTGAG GTTTCAACTTCTAGCAAGCAATTGAAAACAGAACCAGTTaaaatttcactcaaagattGCTTAGCATGCAG TGGGTGTGTAACATCAGCGGAGACAGTTATGCTGGAGAAGCAAAGTTTGGATGAGTTCCTTTTTAATATTGATAAGGGAAAAGCTGTCATTGTCTCCCTATCTCCTCAATCAAGAGCTTCACTTGCCGTGTATTTTGGAATTTCACCACTTCAG GTCTTTAGGAAACTCACGACTTTTTTTAAGTCATTGGGTGTAAAGGCTATATTTGATACAAGTTGCAGTAGAGATTTAACTCTTGTTGAATCTTGTAATGAGTTCATCACAAGGTACAAACAAAGCCAGTCAACAGATGATAAAAGCTGTCAATCTTCCTTGCCCATGATTTCATCAGCGTGTCCAG GTTGGATATGCTATGCTGAAAAACAACTTGGATCCTATGTTCTTCCTTATATTTCTTCAGTGAAGAGTCCCCAGCAAACAATTGGAgttattgttaaaaataatatatgccAAAAAATGGGTCttag GCCGGCTGATGTGTACCATGTGACTGTGATGCCTTGTTATGATAAGAAGCTTGAGGCTTCACGTGATGACTttgtttttgaagttgaacaaTCCAAAACTAATGAGAATGAAGGTCTTAGGGTTTCAGAGGTAGATTCGGTGTTGACATCTGGGGAAGTTTTAGAACTGATACAG TTAAAAGGAGTTGATTTTAAAGGCTTAGAAGAGTCTTCTCTGGATGGCAT GTTGACAAATTTTAATGAAGGGCATCTTTATGGAGTCCAGGGAAGCTCTGGGGGTTATGCAGAAACAATATTCCGTTATGCTGGTAAAGTGCTCTTTGGAAGAGAAGTCAAAGGCCCTGTTGATTTCAGAACTATTAAAAATTCAGACTTCCAGGAAGTGACTTTGGAA GTGGAAGGGAAGACTGTATTGAAATTTGCACTATGTTACGGTTTCCGGAACCTGCAAAACATTGTCAGGAAaatcaaaattggaaaatgtGATTATCATTTTCTAGAGATCATGGCGTGCCCTTCAG GTTGCTTGAATGGTGGAGGACAGGTTAAGCCACAGCCTGGGCAATCTGCAAAGGAGTTGATTCAGTTATTACAAACAGCCTATATGGAAAAC GTTTTGATAGCAGATCCTTTTGGAAACCCTTTAGTGCAAAGCTTATACGATGAGTGGCTTGAGCATCCTGGTTCAGAGAAGGCTAAGCGACTCTTTCACACAGATTATCACCCTGTCGTGAAAAGCATAAGTTCTCAGTTACACAATTGGTAA